The sequence taaaaaaagtaAAGCAAAAGAATTAGAAAACATAAAAAAACAGAGAAAATTTTGGTTGTCGCCGGCCCATCTCGTTCTCTACTACAACGAGGGTTCCTAGGTCTCGCTAGAAAAGACATAGGTGTGCCCATGTGCGACGCTAACCCAACCCAAATTTAGGTTGAAATTAAATGGGTCGAAATGGACAGCAAAACGGACATCTGTCCGTTTGTGCACTGCGCTGGACCGTGGTTTTTGTCCGGACAGATACGGTCTCAGTCGGACGAAATGCATCGGCGAGTTGCCCTAAGCTTGTCTATACATGAACACTACAGAAATCAAATTAAACCACTAAAAACCCCGCATGATTAAGTATCTCCGTAACCACTGGAATTATGTTCAGCCAGCAAGCAGTCTCTGTGCTCCAACCAATAGGGGATTTAAAACGAAACCAAACCAGACACAAACTCCATGTTCAACATCCATAACAAGAAATCAACGCAAGGGGCAAAACTACCATATCTCAGCCGTACAACTAGTCTCAACATAACCTTAAACTATAATAAAGGAAGGCCTAACCAAGGGCACCCACCCATCACAAGGGAGCAATGCCCTGGATCTTGTCACTCATCGCCGGATTGTTCATCAGGAACGCCCCAAGTTAGCTCCCTTGCAAGTCAAAGGGCAGGACATCGGCTGCAAGGCTCCACGACATTCAACTTAGCCGTGGAGGGAACTTTTCCCTCGATGTAAGTCTGGATAGCCGCAAGCGCTTTAGGGGCTTCCATAAAAGTTTGTTTGCCCACAAAGCATCTGTCAAGCTCGGAACAAGTCGGCCCACCATCAGTTATGTCCAGTGTGAGGCACTCGAGCGACGGTGTGCTGTCAAGAATATGACATGTGAGCTTAACCAATAGCTTTGTGGAGCGGAATTTAGTGATCTTCACATGCCTAAGATTGGCATAGCATTGTCCTGGAATCCGCACCAATTGTGAGGAGGGGTCTTCAGAAATTGAGTCATGCTCCCGGCGTCTCATTGGTGCCTGCAGATGAAAAACCAACACACGTGAATTTATTATTGCTCTAAACAATACAGCAGTCACTAAGAAATATCTCAGCAAGCCAACATTTACTTACATCCAGGTTGAAAGTCTCCAAGCAAGGAGATGCGTCGAGACAAGAAACCAGCGAGAAAAGATCATAGTCCGCATACCGAGGTGTCGAGGCAAACTTCCATCCAAATACAGAAATATTCAAATACTTGAGGTGGAGGAATTTGCTTGCTAGCGTTGGTGTACTGACCATCTGCATAAATAGCTGTACATAGACACCTCAAGCTCTAGAGTATGTACCTCGTAATACGAA comes from Triticum aestivum cultivar Chinese Spring chromosome 5B, IWGSC CS RefSeq v2.1, whole genome shotgun sequence and encodes:
- the LOC123116470 gene encoding uncharacterized protein, with amino-acid sequence MKEIFISHSCVLHYALAVLTSSIPNLETLTMYSYYEMVSTPTLASKFLHLKYLNISVFGWKFASTPRYADYDLFSLVSCLDASPCLETFNLDAPMRRREHDSISEDPSSQLVRIPGQCYANLRHVKITKFRSTKLLVKLTCHILDSTPSLECLTLDITDGGPTCSELDRCFVGKQTFMEAPKALAAIQTYIEGKVPSTAKLNVVEPCSRCPAL